The DNA region CATATTTATTGGGCTTTTTGCAGCAAAGAAGATAAGTTACATAGTTGAATTGTCTGTTTTATCTTCAACCATATTACTTTGCTTATTGCCACTAATCTTTGGATTATTCCACTATAATATTGGAAAGGATTTAACAGGTTCTGTGACAATAGTAGGAGGATTTTTGATGGCAGTCTTACTTACCTTCTTTAAAATATCCTTAATTGGTCTTCCCACAGCTATAACAACGCTAATATTTTGTTTTGGGCTGTTCTTTGTTATGGGAACGCTAGAATCAAAGTATATTGATAAACAAAAATAATATAAAAATTATAATGGAGTTAATCGAGTAGTCTTTTCTGCCCTTCTAATTTTTGGATTGAGGCAATATTTTGACTTGACTCGAGGCATCCCGAATAGTTTCCATCTTTATCTCTTAGGGCATAGTATTCAATCATTACCTTTTCCTCTTCGCCATTTTTCCCAATAGGTATGTCAATCCAAAATCTTGCCTTATCGCATATACCTTCTTTCATTTCTCCAATTATTTGCTCAACTTTGTCAAGACTCCTTTCAGGATGGCACTGTCTAACATCTCTTCCTAGGGCAGCTTCTGGCCTTTTAAAAATTCTTGTCTCATGTTTATTCCAAGCTAATACTTTATCATCTTCATCAAGGACCGAAAATTCAAGTGGAAGGGTCTCAAGAATTGCTTCAAGTATTTTACCTTCAATTTTTCCAATCATTTTATCGCTCTTATAATCTTATTAAAGTAATTTTGTTTGCTCAGTCGGTCTTGGAATCTTAACTACAAGAAAACGAAATACTTTATCACTTTGATTCATTAATCTGTGTGGAATCTTTGCAGGGCTCTCAATTAGTGAATCAGGACTTACTTCTTCCTTCTCATCCCCAATTTCTACGATTCCTTTTCCTTCAAGTACATAGAAGAATACATCGACAGGAGTTATGTGTTTTAAAAGGGCCTCCCCTGGTTTTAGTGTTATATGCATTGTCTGTGCTTTTTCAGAATCATATAACTTTCTAACATCCACTTTATGTGGGGTTTCAACTATCTTTTGTTCACTTACTTTAACTATTTTCATTTGATCACCTTTATATTTTTATAGAATCAAATTTACAGATTTTTTCACACTCATAGCATAAAATGCATTTGCTACCTATTACATCAAATTTTTCATTATTTAATTCTATTGCTTCTGTAGGGCATGCTTTTTTACATAAATTACAGTTTGTGCATGAAAGATTATCTATATTGGGCATTAATGGCCTCTTTATCGAAGGTAATCTCATTATTAATCCAAATGGACATAAATAGTTGTGCCATAAGTCAGAAGTAAATAATGCAAGTATAGGAAATGCAACAATTAGAAATGGAATTTTAATTGGGAGTACTAGGCCGGAGATTTTTAATAATATCAAAGCTAGCAATATTGCTGAAATTGGGTAATAAACAAAGCCTTTCTTAAAAGTGGTAGGTGTTTTGATTTTTTTGAGAT from Methanofastidiosum sp. includes:
- a CDS encoding PAS domain-containing protein, giving the protein MIGKIEGKILEAILETLPLEFSVLDEDDKVLAWNKHETRIFKRPEAALGRDVRQCHPERSLDKVEQIIGEMKEGICDKARFWIDIPIGKNGEEEKVMIEYYALRDKDGNYSGCLESSQNIASIQKLEGQKRLLD
- a CDS encoding cupin domain-containing protein gives rise to the protein MKIVKVSEQKIVETPHKVDVRKLYDSEKAQTMHITLKPGEALLKHITPVDVFFYVLEGKGIVEIGDEKEEVSPDSLIESPAKIPHRLMNQSDKVFRFLVVKIPRPTEQTKLL
- a CDS encoding 4Fe-4S binding protein, with amino-acid sequence MNKRRIIQVLTLAISIVAFVVFIKNKKESILLLWMLGFSLSSLIFGKLFCGYFCPFHAFDKGWRYILNKLNLKKIKTPTTFKKGFVYYPISAILLALILLKISGLVLPIKIPFLIVAFPILALFTSDLWHNYLCPFGLIMRLPSIKRPLMPNIDNLSCTNCNLCKKACPTEAIELNNEKFDVIGSKCILCYECEKICKFDSIKI